In one Thermococcus sp. 2319x1 genomic region, the following are encoded:
- a CDS encoding FprA family A-type flavoprotein, which yields MKSVKLLDGVYWVGVKDWSRRIFDSLIPLPEGTSYNAYLVVGNEKSALIDTVNPGFERELEEKVSEILPFEEIDYVVMNHAEPDHAGAIPYIMERNGKALLITTEKGKELAKAYYNVPDERIMVVKDGDEVDLGGKTLRFIEAPWLHWPETMFTYLVEDKVLFPCDFFGAHTAHGLYDDEVPSIIEYAQRYFGEIMMPFAGMAKRAMEKLKGLEIKMIAPSHGPIYRNPERILKAYESWVKGETREKVLVAYVSMWGSNREMAKELADLLVAKGIDVKVHDLVSADIGELAKDLVDSRAIVLAAPTVLGSAHPLAVYAAYLVKALRPPAKYAVLIGSHGWHGRSIDAILEILKGASLELLGTIDVHARPKEEDYKALHSLADLLAKKVRGE from the coding sequence ATGAAAAGTGTGAAACTCTTGGATGGAGTCTACTGGGTCGGTGTTAAGGACTGGAGCAGGAGGATATTTGACTCCCTGATCCCCCTCCCGGAAGGGACCTCTTACAACGCCTACCTCGTGGTCGGCAACGAAAAGAGCGCCCTCATAGACACGGTGAACCCGGGTTTCGAGAGAGAACTTGAGGAAAAGGTCAGTGAGATACTCCCTTTTGAGGAGATAGACTACGTGGTCATGAACCACGCTGAGCCTGATCACGCGGGTGCAATACCCTACATAATGGAGCGTAACGGGAAGGCCCTCCTCATCACAACGGAAAAGGGAAAAGAGCTCGCAAAAGCATACTACAATGTCCCCGATGAGAGGATAATGGTCGTAAAGGACGGGGATGAGGTAGACCTCGGAGGCAAAACGCTCCGCTTTATAGAAGCTCCATGGCTCCACTGGCCGGAGACGATGTTCACATATCTCGTTGAGGACAAAGTGCTGTTCCCATGTGACTTCTTCGGTGCTCACACTGCCCACGGCCTTTACGATGACGAGGTTCCCTCCATAATCGAGTACGCCCAGAGGTACTTCGGTGAGATCATGATGCCCTTCGCAGGCATGGCCAAAAGAGCCATGGAAAAGCTCAAAGGGCTGGAGATCAAAATGATAGCCCCGAGCCACGGTCCCATCTACAGAAACCCGGAGAGGATTCTAAAAGCCTACGAAAGCTGGGTGAAGGGAGAGACTAGGGAGAAGGTGCTTGTAGCTTATGTGAGCATGTGGGGCTCCAACAGGGAGATGGCGAAGGAGCTGGCTGATTTACTTGTGGCCAAAGGGATTGACGTTAAGGTTCACGACCTCGTGAGCGCCGACATCGGGGAGCTTGCAAAGGACCTCGTTGACTCAAGGGCCATAGTTCTGGCGGCTCCTACAGTGCTCGGGAGCGCCCATCCGCTCGCCGTTTATGCCGCCTACCTCGTGAAGGCCCTGAGGCCCCCAGCGAAATATGCCGTCTTAATAGGCTCCCACGGGTGGCACGGGAGGAGCATAGACGCAATACTGGAGATTCTGAAAGGTGCAAGCCTTGAACTGCTCGGGACGATAGATGTCCACGCGAGGCCGAAGGAAGAGGACTACAAAGCCCTCCACAGCTTGGCCGACCTCCTGGCGAAAAAGGTTAGGGGTGAGTGA
- a CDS encoding DUF1858 domain-containing protein, producing the protein MMLDVRGLKPPQPALMILENLERLKTGETLEVLGDKPFVDIIPKLEEAGYQVELNKVGEFFVLKVTKTEGSKELKMEVEECDEELKEITEDTNVAKLLKAYPESLDILVKYGFSPLQNPVLRKTLARTVTLRQAKKLIGMSDEKFKEMMEELKRL; encoded by the coding sequence ATGATGCTGGATGTGAGGGGTTTGAAACCTCCACAGCCTGCCCTCATGATACTGGAAAACCTTGAGAGGCTCAAAACCGGGGAGACCCTTGAGGTACTTGGCGACAAACCCTTTGTAGATATAATACCCAAGCTTGAGGAAGCGGGCTATCAAGTGGAGCTGAACAAAGTGGGAGAGTTCTTCGTGCTGAAGGTCACAAAGACAGAGGGGTCAAAAGAGCTGAAAATGGAGGTTGAAGAGTGCGATGAGGAGCTGAAGGAGATAACGGAAGACACCAACGTGGCGAAACTCCTCAAAGCTTACCCTGAATCCCTCGATATACTCGTCAAGTACGGCTTTTCACCGCTCCAGAACCCTGTGCTCAGAAAAACCCTCGCAAGGACGGTAACGCTGAGACAGGCCAAGAAGCTCATCGGCATGAGCGATGAGAAGTTCAAAGAGATGATGGAAGAACTGAAAAGGCTGTAA
- a CDS encoding cupin domain-containing protein, which yields MFVAKAEEAEKMENPYGVDVRALLKRENAKVMLVTLNPGEALERHTASADAFIYVIKGKALVEVGEEGEEVRKDTLVFLPKDIPHAVRNSGNLPLKFLVVKLG from the coding sequence ATGTTTGTGGCTAAAGCCGAAGAAGCCGAGAAGATGGAGAACCCCTACGGGGTCGACGTCAGAGCCCTGCTCAAGAGGGAAAATGCAAAGGTAATGCTTGTCACTTTAAACCCGGGGGAAGCTTTAGAGAGACACACGGCATCAGCTGATGCCTTCATCTACGTCATAAAGGGGAAAGCCCTCGTGGAGGTTGGGGAAGAGGGCGAGGAAGTGAGGAAGGACACCCTCGTCTTCCTGCCCAAGGATATTCCGCACGCCGTCAGAAACTCAGGGAACTTGCCCCTGAAGTTTCTGGTCGTCAAGCTCGGTTAA
- a CDS encoding DUF438 domain-containing protein, whose translation MTELLNTREYKKEQLKKLLLRIHEGESVEKLKEEFRAVLSNISPLEIPLIEQELVKEGISARDIAKMCDLHVELFREAVKGTEELEERDLPDGHPLKTLYQENKEIMKDAEMLNLYARTLATTKDERMREEILGVLEEIVSSLRMVGFTHYNREEMLIFPYIERRGLTAMATVLWTKHDEIRAMIKQLAELLGKRDEMPWEEFVERFKAKAGEAAFALSDMVFRENNIFYPTLRALLSEGEWKAIRMQEGEMGYYKVNPPAWNPEVKPLHPWEINPELSVEQLLGLPKEVQQALKGQPLEFDKSELRREGDIDLGTGYVSVEELKAIFEALPVDITFIDRDDRLRFFSPGERIFARTPSVLGRPVQLCHPPKSVYVVNKILRAFKEGRKKEATFWLKLGGKYVYIKYVPLFNEKGDYIGTLEMTMDIAPYKKIEGEKRLLDWRD comes from the coding sequence ATGACCGAACTTTTGAACACCCGCGAGTACAAGAAGGAACAGCTCAAGAAGCTCCTCCTAAGGATACACGAAGGAGAGAGTGTTGAGAAGCTCAAGGAAGAGTTTAGAGCAGTTTTGAGCAACATCTCTCCGCTTGAGATACCCCTCATCGAGCAGGAGCTCGTGAAGGAGGGAATTTCCGCCAGAGATATAGCCAAGATGTGCGACCTCCACGTCGAGCTGTTCCGTGAGGCAGTTAAGGGCACGGAGGAGCTTGAAGAGAGGGATTTACCCGATGGTCATCCGCTCAAGACCCTCTATCAGGAGAACAAGGAGATAATGAAGGATGCCGAAATGCTCAACCTCTACGCGAGAACTTTGGCAACAACAAAGGACGAGCGCATGAGGGAGGAAATCCTCGGAGTTCTGGAGGAGATAGTGAGCAGCCTCAGAATGGTCGGCTTCACCCACTACAACCGCGAGGAGATGCTGATCTTTCCTTACATCGAGAGGAGAGGCCTGACTGCCATGGCCACAGTCCTCTGGACGAAGCACGACGAGATAAGGGCTATGATAAAGCAACTTGCAGAGCTTTTGGGGAAGAGGGATGAGATGCCATGGGAAGAGTTCGTGGAGCGCTTTAAGGCCAAAGCCGGTGAAGCGGCCTTCGCTTTGAGCGACATGGTTTTCAGGGAGAACAACATCTTTTACCCAACGCTCAGGGCCCTCTTAAGCGAGGGCGAGTGGAAGGCCATAAGGATGCAGGAAGGTGAAATGGGCTACTACAAGGTAAACCCGCCGGCCTGGAATCCGGAGGTTAAGCCGCTCCACCCATGGGAAATAAACCCCGAGCTGAGCGTTGAACAGCTTTTAGGGCTCCCCAAGGAAGTCCAGCAAGCTCTAAAGGGCCAGCCTCTGGAGTTTGATAAGAGCGAGCTGAGGAGGGAGGGGGACATAGACCTCGGAACGGGCTACGTAAGCGTTGAGGAGCTCAAGGCCATCTTCGAGGCTTTACCCGTTGACATCACCTTCATAGACAGGGACGACCGCCTGAGGTTCTTCTCCCCCGGCGAGAGGATTTTCGCGAGAACACCATCGGTGCTCGGAAGGCCCGTTCAGCTCTGCCACCCGCCGAAGAGCGTTTACGTTGTTAACAAAATCCTCAGGGCCTTCAAGGAGGGAAGGAAGAAAGAAGCAACTTTCTGGCTTAAGCTTGGGGGAAAGTACGTCTACATCAAGTACGTTCCCCTGTTCAACGAAAAGGGTGACTACATCGGGACCCTTGAGATGACGATGGACATCGCGCCTTATAAAAAAATAGAGGGCGAGAAGAGACTCCTCGACTGGAGGGATTGA
- a CDS encoding transcriptional regulator — translation MKTNAFEAVARYVYPSLRRRLVEILREKGLNQMQIAELLHITQSAVSRYLGMNRGALIEVEKFQDIDEKLKGLAETIVGKKPDEYYIHGELVKIAIEMLGKGYVCSFHSTVDPEIDPKLCRICIETFG, via the coding sequence ATGAAGACCAACGCCTTTGAAGCCGTTGCAAGGTACGTCTACCCTTCCCTCCGCAGAAGATTAGTGGAGATTTTGAGGGAGAAAGGGCTTAACCAGATGCAGATAGCGGAGCTTTTGCACATAACTCAATCAGCCGTTTCAAGGTATCTAGGGATGAACCGGGGGGCTCTCATAGAGGTGGAAAAATTTCAGGACATCGATGAGAAGCTGAAGGGGCTCGCAGAGACCATAGTGGGGAAAAAACCCGACGAGTACTACATCCACGGGGAACTCGTGAAAATTGCAATTGAGATGCTTGGAAAGGGCTACGTCTGCTCCTTCCATTCAACGGTTGACCCTGAGATAGACCCAAAGCTCTGCCGGATATGTATAGAGACCTTTGGTTAG
- a CDS encoding DUF998 domain-containing protein gives MVLVFEHALSDLGTGEANSPWIYNYGLIVSSIFVMLFAVYLVLISQTKLQTVGGAYISVAAIFRALIGLYPGGTRPHVFVSTYFFVQFFLGMFLYGSGSEKMVRTISTLLFILAVIGTLIEWPSVALIETYEIVLILVFTLLIASQ, from the coding sequence ATGGTTCTCGTTTTTGAACATGCACTCAGCGATCTTGGGACAGGAGAAGCTAACTCACCTTGGATTTACAATTATGGGCTGATAGTTTCTTCAATATTTGTAATGCTTTTTGCGGTATATCTGGTTCTCATTTCTCAAACAAAACTCCAGACCGTTGGAGGTGCTTATATAAGCGTGGCCGCAATATTCCGTGCACTTATAGGGCTCTATCCTGGTGGGACTAGACCCCATGTCTTTGTTTCCACCTACTTTTTTGTTCAGTTCTTCCTCGGAATGTTTCTTTATGGGTCAGGGAGCGAGAAAATGGTTAGAACCATTTCGACGCTGCTTTTTATTCTCGCAGTTATTGGAACTCTTATTGAATGGCCCTCTGTGGCTTTAATAGAAACTTACGAAATAGTGTTGATACTGGTTTTCACACTGTTGATAGCCTCGCAATGA
- the hcp gene encoding hydroxylamine reductase: MAIRLPKEYEMLCNQCSMSLAGGCTIQGVCGKDPDLNSLQEALLYGIKGTSAYYYHALEVGYDDPRIGHFLSKALYSTLTNVNFDKNRFLELILENGRVHLEAMKLLDKAYVETFGRPEPVEVPTGSFEGHGILVTGHSYKALYELLRQIEEKGLEDEIKVYTHAEMFPAHAYPELRKFKALYGNWGGSWLYQRKEFSEFPGVIVGTSNCVQQPTKAYQDRIFTTGIAGLEGVPHIEDYNFEPLIERALETPRMKAYDGGKLLTGFHHTNVLAMKDKLIELINEGKIRHIFVVGGCDTPHKGMGYYERLTELIPEDAIILSAACGKFRYNARNYGTIDGIPRFLDFGQCNNVYSIIEIAIALANELGTDVNSLPVSIVLSWMEQKAIGILYTLLYLGVKGIYLGPKPPEFLTPNVFEVLRRQFDLRLTGDPEKDLRDMLNRGVSVDENAPLAEELD; the protein is encoded by the coding sequence ATGGCAATACGGCTTCCAAAAGAATATGAGATGTTATGCAACCAGTGCTCTATGAGTTTAGCAGGAGGATGCACGATTCAAGGAGTCTGCGGCAAGGATCCAGACCTTAACTCCCTTCAGGAAGCCCTCCTCTACGGGATCAAGGGAACATCGGCTTACTACTATCACGCCCTTGAGGTGGGCTACGACGATCCAAGAATCGGCCACTTTCTGAGCAAGGCCCTCTACTCAACCCTAACCAACGTCAACTTCGACAAGAACCGCTTCCTTGAGCTGATCCTTGAGAACGGAAGGGTTCACCTTGAGGCAATGAAGCTTCTCGATAAGGCCTACGTTGAGACCTTTGGAAGGCCCGAGCCCGTTGAAGTACCCACGGGAAGCTTTGAGGGACACGGCATACTCGTCACCGGTCACAGCTACAAGGCCCTCTATGAACTCCTGAGGCAGATAGAGGAGAAAGGTCTTGAGGATGAGATAAAGGTCTACACTCACGCCGAGATGTTCCCAGCTCACGCATATCCCGAGCTCAGGAAGTTTAAAGCGCTTTACGGCAACTGGGGCGGCTCGTGGCTCTACCAGAGGAAGGAGTTCTCCGAATTCCCGGGGGTTATAGTGGGCACGAGCAACTGTGTCCAGCAGCCGACCAAGGCCTATCAAGATAGAATCTTCACCACCGGAATAGCGGGCCTTGAGGGAGTGCCCCACATAGAGGACTACAACTTCGAGCCGCTCATAGAAAGGGCCCTTGAGACTCCAAGAATGAAGGCCTATGACGGTGGAAAGCTCCTCACGGGCTTCCACCATACGAACGTCTTGGCTATGAAAGACAAGCTGATAGAGCTCATCAACGAGGGCAAGATAAGGCACATCTTTGTCGTTGGCGGGTGTGATACACCGCACAAGGGCATGGGCTACTATGAGAGGCTTACCGAGCTCATTCCAGAGGACGCGATAATACTCTCAGCCGCCTGCGGCAAGTTCCGCTACAACGCGAGGAACTATGGAACAATTGATGGCATTCCACGCTTCCTCGACTTCGGCCAGTGCAACAACGTCTACTCCATAATAGAGATAGCGATAGCCTTAGCGAACGAGCTTGGAACTGATGTGAACTCACTCCCGGTGAGCATCGTTTTGAGCTGGATGGAGCAGAAAGCCATAGGAATACTCTACACTCTCCTATACCTGGGCGTGAAGGGCATCTATCTCGGCCCCAAGCCGCCGGAGTTCCTAACGCCGAACGTCTTTGAAGTGCTCAGAAGGCAGTTCGACCTGAGGCTCACAGGCGACCCCGAGAAGGACCTCAGAGACATGCTAAACAGGGGCGTAAGCGTTGATGAGAACGCCCCGCTCGCGGAGGAGCTGGATTGA